In Providencia sneebia DSM 19967, one DNA window encodes the following:
- a CDS encoding GNAT family N-acetyltransferase codes for MKLTAPEPLNPDHLLEQFCCGEGSLDLWLKNRAMGNQKTGASRTFVTTSNNKVMGYYSLSTGIVSTSMAVGRFRRNMPTDIPVILLGRLAVDTRAKGLGVGRGLIKDAGHRVIQASGLVGIRGMIVHALSDDAKRFYEHLGFTASPLDPMMLMITLADLQLAISIHPN; via the coding sequence TTGAAACTGACAGCACCTGAGCCACTTAATCCTGACCATCTTCTGGAACAATTCTGCTGTGGTGAAGGATCATTAGATCTGTGGTTAAAAAATCGGGCCATGGGTAATCAAAAAACGGGGGCGTCTCGTACTTTTGTAACAACTTCTAATAACAAGGTTATGGGTTATTATAGCTTGTCTACTGGTATCGTCAGCACCAGCATGGCAGTCGGCAGATTCCGCCGTAATATGCCCACCGATATTCCCGTCATTCTTTTGGGCAGACTCGCTGTAGATACTAGAGCTAAAGGCCTTGGAGTAGGACGAGGATTAATCAAAGATGCTGGGCATCGAGTTATTCAAGCTTCGGGGCTTGTGGGTATCAGGGGAATGATTGTTCATGCGCTTTCTGATGATGCAAAACGATTTTATGAACATTTGGGATTTACAGCCTCTCCACTAGACCCAATGATGTTAATGATCACGCTAGCTGATCTGCAACTCGCTATCAGTATTCATCCAAACTGA
- a CDS encoding DUF1778 domain-containing protein: protein MPTQNCLEKEAVITRSSLNLRIKPEDKILIDRAANAVGKNRTEFVLEAARRAAEETLADLRVINVSPEVYQEFMNKLDAPPINNEALRKTMMSKSPWEK, encoded by the coding sequence ATGCCGACTCAAAATTGTCTTGAAAAAGAAGCTGTCATTACGCGTTCATCGTTAAACCTGCGGATCAAGCCGGAAGACAAAATTCTGATTGACCGAGCGGCAAATGCTGTGGGTAAAAACCGCACTGAGTTTGTCTTGGAAGCCGCTAGACGAGCTGCAGAAGAGACGCTTGCTGATTTGCGTGTGATAAATGTCAGCCCTGAAGTTTACCAAGAGTTTATGAATAAGCTTGATGCTCCACCTATCAACAATGAAGCATTGAGAAAAACAATGATGTCTAAATCTCCTTGGGAGAAATGA
- the acnA gene encoding aconitate hydratase AcnA: protein MSLSLKTQSAAVLTVGSKHYHYYSLPTVMNQLGDAKKLPKSLKVLLENLLRNLDGKSVVDADLQAIIDWQKTGHADREIAYRPARVLMQDFTGVPAVVDLAAMREAVKALGGNVNQVNPLSPVDLVIDHSVMVDEFATPQAFTDNVAIEMQRNHERYLFLRWGQKAFNRFRVVPPGTGICHQVNLEYLGKAIWYDEIDGVLYAYPDTLVGTDSHTTMINGLGVLGWGVGGIEAEAAMLGQPVSMLIPDVVGFKLTGKLPEGITATDLVLTVTQMLRKHGVVGKFVEFYGDGLADLPLADRATIANMSPEYGATCGFFPIDDVTLSYMKLTGRTDDEIALVKAYSQEQGLWRHAGDEPIFTSTLELDMSTVESSLAGPKRPQDRVELGKVPQAFQSAVDLELNKKDKSAHSSINYQDKTFEITDGAVVIAAITSCTNTSNPSVLMAAGLLAKKAVEKGLQRQPWVKSSLAPGSKVVTDYLALAGLTPYLDKLGFNLVGYGCTTCIGNSGPLPEPIEEAIKQTDLTVAAVLSGNRNFEGRIHPLVKTNWLASPPLVVAYALAGNMNINVKTDVIGQDTEGNDVYLKDIWPTSAEIAQAVEKVKTEMYHKEYSAVFDGDEAWRALQVESSPTYHWQEDSTYIRHPPFFNGMTAQPSVVQDIHGANILAILGDSVTTDHISPAGNIKADSPAGRYLQEHGVAPADFNSYGSRRGNHEVMMRGTFANIRIRNEMVPGIEGGYTKHIPSGQQMAIYDAAMLYQQEKRPLAIIAGKEYGSGSSRDWAAKGTNLLGVRVVIAESYERIHRSNLIGMGVIPLEFLEGTTRKTLGLKGDERIDVEYLQSLEPGQKIIVKITYSDGHVQEIATRCRIDTATEMEYYRHGGILHYVIRQMLH from the coding sequence ATGTCGTTGAGTCTAAAAACACAAAGTGCAGCGGTACTCACAGTTGGGAGTAAACACTATCATTACTATAGCTTACCAACAGTAATGAACCAACTTGGTGATGCTAAAAAGCTGCCTAAATCTCTTAAAGTTCTTCTTGAAAATTTACTCCGTAATCTTGATGGTAAATCCGTTGTTGATGCTGATTTACAAGCCATTATTGATTGGCAAAAAACAGGCCATGCAGATAGAGAAATTGCCTATCGACCAGCTCGAGTGCTAATGCAAGACTTTACTGGTGTTCCTGCTGTTGTTGATTTAGCAGCAATGCGTGAAGCCGTAAAAGCATTAGGTGGCAATGTAAATCAAGTTAATCCGTTATCACCTGTTGATCTCGTCATTGACCACTCAGTTATGGTTGATGAATTTGCAACCCCACAGGCATTTACAGATAACGTTGCTATCGAAATGCAGCGAAATCATGAACGTTATCTTTTCTTGCGTTGGGGGCAAAAAGCCTTTAACCGGTTTAGAGTTGTCCCACCCGGAACAGGTATTTGCCATCAAGTTAACCTTGAATATTTAGGTAAAGCCATTTGGTATGATGAAATTGATGGGGTACTGTATGCATATCCAGATACTTTGGTTGGTACAGATTCTCATACTACAATGATTAATGGGCTTGGTGTGTTAGGTTGGGGAGTTGGTGGAATTGAAGCTGAGGCTGCGATGTTAGGTCAGCCAGTTTCCATGCTGATCCCTGATGTCGTTGGGTTTAAATTAACAGGAAAACTCCCAGAAGGCATTACGGCTACTGACTTAGTTTTAACAGTGACACAAATGCTGAGAAAACATGGTGTTGTTGGTAAATTTGTTGAATTCTATGGTGATGGTTTGGCAGATTTACCCCTTGCTGATAGGGCAACTATCGCCAATATGTCACCTGAATATGGTGCAACTTGTGGTTTCTTCCCAATTGATGACGTGACATTGAGTTACATGAAATTGACTGGGCGCACTGATGATGAAATTGCATTAGTTAAAGCCTATAGCCAAGAACAGGGCTTATGGCGACATGCGGGTGATGAACCTATTTTTACCAGTACATTAGAACTGGATATGTCTACAGTTGAATCAAGTTTGGCAGGACCTAAACGTCCGCAAGACAGAGTCGAGCTTGGCAAAGTGCCACAAGCGTTTCAAAGTGCCGTTGATCTAGAACTAAATAAGAAAGATAAAAGCGCTCATTCATCCATTAATTATCAAGATAAAACGTTTGAAATAACAGACGGTGCGGTTGTGATTGCCGCGATAACGTCTTGTACCAATACCTCAAACCCAAGTGTTTTGATGGCCGCAGGGCTACTTGCTAAAAAAGCCGTTGAAAAAGGTTTACAACGTCAGCCATGGGTAAAATCTTCATTAGCACCGGGTTCTAAAGTTGTGACGGACTATTTGGCATTAGCTGGATTAACGCCATATCTGGATAAACTGGGTTTTAACTTAGTGGGTTATGGTTGTACAACGTGTATTGGTAACTCAGGTCCTTTACCTGAGCCAATAGAAGAGGCAATAAAACAGACGGATTTAACAGTCGCGGCCGTACTCTCGGGTAACCGCAACTTTGAAGGGCGTATCCATCCATTAGTCAAAACAAACTGGTTGGCTTCTCCACCACTGGTTGTGGCTTATGCGCTTGCTGGCAATATGAACATTAATGTTAAAACGGATGTCATCGGGCAAGATACTGAAGGTAATGATGTTTATTTAAAAGATATTTGGCCAACAAGTGCCGAAATCGCTCAAGCTGTTGAAAAAGTCAAAACGGAGATGTACCACAAAGAATATAGTGCAGTATTTGATGGTGATGAGGCTTGGCGTGCATTACAAGTTGAAAGTTCACCAACATATCACTGGCAGGAAGATTCAACCTATATTCGCCATCCACCATTTTTTAATGGAATGACGGCGCAACCCAGTGTTGTTCAAGATATTCATGGCGCTAATATTCTGGCTATTTTGGGGGATTCTGTCACAACAGACCATATTTCCCCAGCGGGTAATATTAAAGCAGATAGCCCAGCAGGCCGCTATTTACAAGAACATGGTGTTGCGCCAGCAGATTTTAACTCTTATGGTTCTCGTCGTGGTAATCATGAAGTCATGATGCGAGGTACGTTTGCAAACATTCGTATTCGCAATGAAATGGTTCCGGGTATTGAAGGTGGGTATACCAAGCATATTCCGTCAGGACAGCAAATGGCTATATATGATGCCGCAATGCTTTATCAACAAGAAAAACGTCCTTTAGCCATTATTGCTGGTAAAGAATATGGTTCAGGTTCAAGCCGTGACTGGGCTGCAAAAGGCACTAATCTGCTCGGTGTGCGTGTAGTTATCGCTGAATCGTATGAGCGTATTCATCGTTCTAATTTAATTGGTATGGGCGTGATACCATTAGAGTTTTTAGAAGGAACTACGCGAAAAACATTAGGTCTTAAAGGTGATGAACGAATTGATGTGGAATACTTGCAATCACTAGAACCGGGCCAAAAAATAATTGTGAAAATTACCTATAGTGATGGCCATGTTCAAGAAATCGCAACTCGCTGTCGTATTGATACTGCGACAGAGATGGAATATTACCGACATGGTGGTATTTTGCACTATGTTATTCGTCAAATGTTACATTAA
- the cysB gene encoding HTH-type transcriptional regulator CysB: MKLQQLRYIVEVVNHDLNVSSTAEGLFTSQPGISKQVRMLEDELGIQIFARSGKHLTHVTPAGEEVIRISREVLSKIEAIRSVAGEHTYPDRGSLRIATTHTQARYALPPVIKGFIERYPHVSLHMQQGSPTQIAEEVCKGNSDFAIATEALHLYSDLIMLPCYHWNRCVVVQKGHPLAEKKNVTIEDIAQYQIVTYTHGFTGRSELDVAFQKANLEPKIIFTATDADVIKTYVRLGLGIGIIASMAVNPELDSDLAVIDMRDKFSYSTTKIGFKRTTFLRSYMYDFIWRFAPHLTRDIVDRAIALRDNEDIEAMFKDINLPII, encoded by the coding sequence ATGAAATTGCAGCAATTACGTTATATTGTTGAAGTGGTTAATCATGACTTAAATGTCTCTTCAACCGCTGAAGGGTTGTTTACCTCACAGCCAGGGATTAGTAAGCAAGTTCGAATGCTTGAGGATGAATTAGGTATTCAAATTTTTGCACGCAGTGGTAAGCACTTGACCCATGTGACCCCAGCAGGTGAGGAAGTCATTCGTATTTCGCGTGAGGTATTATCAAAAATTGAGGCAATACGTTCTGTTGCGGGAGAACACACTTATCCCGATAGAGGGTCACTGAGAATTGCCACGACACATACTCAAGCGCGTTATGCATTGCCGCCAGTAATTAAAGGCTTCATTGAACGTTATCCTCATGTTTCATTACACATGCAACAAGGGTCACCAACGCAAATTGCGGAAGAAGTTTGCAAAGGTAATAGTGATTTTGCAATTGCGACTGAAGCGCTACATCTTTATAGCGATTTGATTATGTTACCTTGCTACCACTGGAATCGTTGTGTAGTGGTACAAAAAGGGCATCCATTAGCTGAAAAGAAAAATGTCACCATTGAAGATATTGCACAATATCAAATAGTGACTTATACCCACGGGTTTACAGGGCGTTCAGAATTAGATGTGGCGTTTCAAAAAGCAAACCTTGAGCCAAAAATTATTTTTACTGCCACAGATGCGGATGTGATTAAAACTTATGTAAGGCTAGGCTTAGGTATTGGGATTATTGCGAGTATGGCGGTAAACCCTGAGCTGGATAGTGACCTTGCTGTTATTGATATGCGTGATAAGTTTAGTTATAGCACAACCAAAATAGGCTTTAAGCGAACGACTTTTTTACGCAGCTATATGTATGATTTTATATGGCGTTTTGCGCCTCATTTAACACGGGATATTGTCGATCGTGCAATTGCACTGCGTGATAATGAGGATATTGAAGCCATGTTTAAAGATATTAATTTACCTATTATTTAA
- a CDS encoding M13 family metallopeptidase — MASNLYAKEISYGEQKIILSDEINSGDDFYRYVNQDWINKAKIPTGMSRINSFVELKLNTEQQLQAIIDQLHTAQENSLDNNQLNIRNLYDSYLNENAIEKTGITPLKQDLDAITHATTHNDIAKLMASPAFTPFISYWVDLDAKQPDTYVLYLGQGGLGLPNRNYYLDDNPQMEEIRKNYIAYIATILKLAGEKDTEQKAQHVFALEKAMAQVHWSPEARRDTIKNYHPMNFSEMKNFTQGFQWDNFIEKWQLSDKQLNKIIVQNDTAVEQLAKIFADTPVSTLQDYLRFHYISDQASYLNRDFADARFDFYSRKLNGIDKQRTRQERALEVVSSLQGEPLGQIYVQQYFNPESKSKIEDLVSYVKGTFKSRLQDNDWMDDTTRQEAQKKLSQFTVKVGYPDKWNDFSRIHLKPDTLLDNYRQMLDWFYQDDMSKIGQPVRKWEWGMTPQTINAYFNPVQNEIVFPAAILQAPFFDPNVDPAYNYGSIGAVIGHEMGHGFDDQGSLYDGTGQLRNWWSDSAKAHFKEKTDKLVAQYDSFTVDGQKVNGQLTLGENIGDLGGLNIALSAYKQFVKENYPNGEAPIIDGTTGLQRFFIAWARTWHELANKESERNKIMTDPHSPNQFRANGVVRNMDEWYETFSVDKNNKLYLEPEQRIRIW; from the coding sequence ATGGCATCGAACCTTTATGCCAAAGAGATCTCTTACGGAGAGCAAAAAATTATTTTGTCCGATGAAATTAATTCTGGTGATGATTTTTATCGTTATGTTAATCAGGATTGGATTAATAAAGCGAAAATTCCTACTGGTATGTCACGCATTAACTCTTTTGTCGAACTAAAACTTAATACTGAACAACAGCTACAAGCTATTATTGATCAGCTACATACCGCACAAGAAAATAGCTTAGATAACAACCAGCTTAATATTCGTAATTTGTATGATAGTTATCTCAATGAAAACGCTATTGAAAAAACGGGTATTACGCCACTAAAACAAGATCTTGATGCTATCACCCACGCAACGACTCACAATGATATTGCTAAATTAATGGCTTCCCCTGCTTTTACACCATTCATCTCTTATTGGGTTGACTTAGATGCGAAGCAACCTGACACCTATGTCCTGTATCTAGGCCAAGGTGGCTTAGGTTTACCAAATCGCAATTACTATTTAGACGATAATCCGCAAATGGAAGAAATACGTAAGAACTATATAGCTTACATTGCGACTATCCTAAAACTTGCAGGTGAGAAAGATACTGAACAGAAAGCACAGCATGTCTTTGCACTTGAAAAAGCAATGGCACAAGTTCATTGGAGTCCAGAAGCCCGTCGCGATACCATCAAAAATTATCATCCAATGAACTTTTCTGAAATGAAAAATTTCACCCAAGGTTTCCAATGGGATAATTTTATTGAAAAATGGCAATTATCAGATAAACAATTAAATAAAATTATTGTTCAAAATGATACTGCTGTAGAACAACTGGCTAAAATCTTTGCTGATACGCCCGTTTCCACACTACAAGATTATCTGCGATTCCATTACATCAGTGATCAGGCCTCCTACCTAAACCGCGATTTTGCAGATGCGCGCTTTGATTTTTATTCTCGTAAATTGAATGGCATCGATAAACAAAGAACACGCCAAGAACGCGCACTCGAAGTCGTTAGTAGCTTACAAGGTGAACCGTTAGGGCAAATTTATGTGCAACAATATTTTAACCCTGAATCAAAATCTAAAATTGAGGATTTAGTCAGTTATGTAAAAGGAACATTTAAATCCCGCCTTCAAGACAATGATTGGATGGATGATACCACTCGCCAAGAAGCGCAAAAAAAACTATCTCAATTTACTGTTAAAGTAGGATACCCAGATAAATGGAATGATTTTAGTCGCATCCACCTAAAACCAGATACCTTGCTTGATAACTATAGACAAATGTTAGATTGGTTTTATCAAGATGACATGAGCAAAATAGGTCAACCGGTACGCAAATGGGAATGGGGAATGACGCCGCAAACGATTAATGCCTATTTTAACCCTGTACAAAATGAAATTGTTTTCCCTGCGGCTATTCTACAAGCACCGTTTTTCGATCCAAATGTCGATCCTGCGTATAATTATGGTTCAATCGGGGCGGTCATTGGTCACGAAATGGGGCATGGCTTTGATGACCAAGGAAGTTTGTACGATGGAACGGGTCAACTGCGTAATTGGTGGAGTGATTCAGCAAAAGCGCATTTTAAAGAAAAAACAGATAAACTTGTAGCGCAGTATGATAGTTTCACTGTAGACGGACAAAAAGTGAATGGACAACTCACCCTAGGTGAAAATATTGGGGATTTAGGCGGGTTAAATATTGCACTCAGTGCCTATAAACAGTTTGTCAAAGAGAATTACCCAAATGGAGAAGCACCAATAATTGACGGCACTACAGGCTTACAACGTTTCTTTATTGCTTGGGCAAGAACTTGGCATGAGCTTGCAAATAAAGAATCTGAACGAAATAAAATTATGACAGATCCTCATAGCCCTAACCAATTTAGAGCCAACGGCGTAGTGCGTAATATGGATGAATGGTATGAAACCTTCTCTGTTGATAAAAATAACAAACTGTATTTAGAGCCAGAGCAACGCATTCGTATTTGGTAA
- a CDS encoding AAA family ATPase — protein MINSTKNIVITGGPGSGKSTLINILSSKGYMCFPEAGRAIIQDQVLIDGNALPWVDRKAFAELMLCWDMRSWNIAGDLGGIHFFDRGIPDIVGYLNLCCLPIPAHLEAAIWQFRYHNTVFIAPPWPEIYKQDNERKQTFEEAIQTYQTMVTCYQNYGYELIELPCVAIEERANFVINKLQQ, from the coding sequence ATGATTAATTCAACGAAAAATATTGTCATTACGGGTGGGCCAGGTTCAGGGAAAAGCACACTTATTAATATACTATCTTCAAAAGGCTATATGTGTTTTCCGGAAGCTGGCAGGGCTATTATTCAAGATCAGGTGTTAATTGATGGCAATGCATTGCCGTGGGTAGATCGAAAGGCTTTTGCTGAACTCATGCTATGTTGGGATATGCGTTCATGGAATATAGCTGGAGATCTTGGAGGTATTCATTTTTTTGATAGGGGCATTCCCGATATTGTGGGTTATTTAAATTTATGCTGTTTACCCATACCTGCTCATTTAGAGGCTGCTATTTGGCAATTTCGTTATCATAATACTGTATTTATTGCACCGCCGTGGCCTGAAATTTATAAACAAGATAATGAGCGGAAACAAACGTTTGAGGAAGCAATACAGACCTATCAAACAATGGTAACCTGCTATCAAAATTATGGCTATGAATTGATTGAGTTACCATGCGTAGCAATTGAGGAAAGAGCTAATTTTGTTATTAATAAGCTACAACAATAA
- the topA gene encoding type I DNA topoisomerase: MGKALVIVESPAKAKTINKYLGSGYVVKSSVGHIRDLPKSGSGSQKSTGSSTDKTDKTKKVKKDPQAALVKRMGIDPYHDWKANYQILPGKEKVVSELQALASDADHIYLATDLDREGEAIAWHLREVIGGDDSRFSRVVFNEITKNAITQAFENPGQLNIDRVNAQQARRFMDRVVGYMVSPLLWKKVARGLSAGRVQSVAVRLIVEREREIKAFVPEEYWELHADLADKNAIALRMEVTHKLGKPFKPVTKEQTEAAVSVLEKARFQVTDREDRPTSSKPSAPFITSTLQQAASTRLGFGVKKTMMMAQRLYEAGHITYMRTDSTNLSQDALSMVRDYINSNFGEKYLPKDANVYSSKENSQEAHEAIRPSSVDVLPDSLKDMESDAKRLYQLIWNQFVACQMTPAKYDSTTLTVTAGDFELKAKGRTLRFDGWTRVMSAMRKNDEDKTLPPIQVGSELSLVELLPSQHFTKPPARFSEASLVKELEKRGIGRPSTYAAIISTIQDRGYVKVENRRFYAEKMGEIVTDRLEENFNDLMNYDFTAKMEDQLDHIANHQAKWKSVLDEFFSDFSKQLDTAEKDPEEGGMRTNPMVITSIICPDCDRHMGIRTASTGVFLGCSGYALPPKERCKKTINLIPEDELLNILEGDDAETNALRAKRRCPKCGTAMDSYLIDNNRKLHVCGNNPACEGYEIEEGEFRIKGYDGPVIECDKCGSEMHLKMGRFGKYMGCTNEECKNTRKILKSGEIAPPKEDPVPLPELPCEKSDAYFVLRDGAAGIFLAANTFPKSRETRAPLVEELQRFKDRLPEKFIYLADAPAQDPDGNPTVVRFSRKTKQQYVSSEKDGKATGWSAFYVDGKWESKEK; the protein is encoded by the coding sequence ATGGGTAAAGCTCTTGTTATCGTGGAGTCCCCGGCAAAAGCCAAAACGATCAATAAGTATCTTGGCAGTGGCTACGTTGTTAAAAGCAGCGTGGGCCACATTCGCGATCTGCCGAAAAGCGGGTCCGGGTCACAGAAGAGTACTGGCTCATCTACGGATAAAACCGATAAAACTAAAAAGGTCAAAAAAGATCCTCAAGCTGCGTTAGTAAAACGCATGGGGATTGATCCTTACCATGACTGGAAAGCAAATTATCAAATTTTGCCCGGTAAGGAAAAAGTGGTTTCCGAATTACAAGCCTTAGCCTCAGATGCAGACCATATCTATCTTGCGACGGACCTTGACCGCGAAGGGGAAGCAATTGCATGGCATTTACGTGAAGTCATTGGTGGAGATGATTCACGTTTTAGTCGCGTCGTTTTTAATGAAATCACAAAAAATGCGATTACTCAGGCTTTTGAAAACCCTGGTCAATTGAATATAGACCGCGTTAACGCACAACAAGCACGCCGTTTTATGGATCGTGTCGTTGGCTATATGGTTTCGCCATTATTATGGAAGAAGGTTGCTCGCGGATTATCTGCTGGGCGCGTTCAGTCCGTTGCCGTTCGTCTTATTGTCGAGCGTGAGCGCGAAATTAAAGCTTTTGTACCGGAAGAATATTGGGAGCTTCATGCCGATTTAGCAGATAAAAATGCTATTGCACTGCGCATGGAAGTCACTCATAAGCTAGGTAAACCATTCAAGCCTGTAACAAAAGAACAGACTGAAGCTGCGGTAAGTGTACTCGAAAAGGCACGTTTTCAGGTTACAGACAGAGAAGACAGACCAACTTCGAGCAAGCCAAGCGCGCCTTTTATCACGTCAACACTACAACAAGCCGCAAGTACTCGTCTTGGTTTTGGTGTGAAAAAAACCATGATGATGGCTCAACGCTTATATGAAGCTGGGCATATTACTTATATGCGTACGGATTCAACCAACTTGAGCCAAGATGCTTTAAGTATGGTGCGTGACTATATCAACAGTAATTTTGGTGAAAAATATTTACCAAAAGATGCCAACGTTTATAGCAGCAAAGAAAATTCGCAAGAAGCTCACGAAGCGATTCGTCCATCAAGTGTTGATGTATTGCCGGATTCCTTAAAAGACATGGAATCAGATGCGAAAAGATTGTATCAGCTGATTTGGAATCAATTTGTTGCATGTCAGATGACACCGGCTAAATATGATTCAACAACATTGACTGTGACGGCTGGTGATTTCGAGTTAAAAGCCAAAGGACGCACCTTGCGTTTTGATGGTTGGACACGCGTTATGTCGGCTATGCGTAAAAATGATGAAGATAAAACTTTACCACCGATTCAAGTTGGTTCTGAATTATCTTTAGTTGAGCTATTACCTAGCCAACATTTCACTAAGCCACCAGCACGCTTTAGTGAAGCCTCTTTGGTTAAAGAGCTTGAAAAACGGGGTATTGGTCGCCCATCAACTTATGCAGCAATTATCTCGACGATTCAAGATAGAGGTTATGTTAAGGTTGAAAACCGCCGTTTCTATGCTGAAAAAATGGGTGAAATCGTTACAGATAGGTTAGAAGAAAACTTCAATGACCTAATGAATTATGATTTCACTGCAAAAATGGAAGACCAGCTCGACCATATCGCGAACCATCAAGCAAAATGGAAATCGGTATTGGATGAATTTTTCTCTGACTTTTCTAAACAGTTAGATACAGCGGAGAAAGATCCAGAAGAAGGTGGTATGCGCACCAATCCAATGGTAATCACATCCATTATTTGCCCTGATTGTGATCGTCATATGGGTATCCGTACAGCTTCAACAGGGGTTTTCCTTGGCTGTTCAGGTTATGCTTTACCGCCAAAAGAGCGTTGTAAGAAAACCATCAATCTTATTCCGGAAGATGAGTTACTCAACATTCTTGAAGGTGATGATGCTGAAACCAACGCGCTTCGAGCTAAACGTCGTTGTCCAAAATGCGGCACAGCAATGGACAGTTATCTGATTGATAATAATCGTAAACTGCATGTATGCGGAAATAACCCAGCCTGTGAAGGTTATGAAATTGAAGAGGGTGAGTTCCGTATTAAAGGTTATGATGGTCCTGTCATTGAGTGTGATAAATGTGGCTCTGAAATGCATCTGAAAATGGGGCGTTTTGGCAAATACATGGGTTGTACCAATGAAGAGTGTAAAAACACTCGTAAGATCTTAAAAAGTGGTGAAATTGCGCCGCCAAAAGAAGATCCAGTTCCATTACCAGAGTTACCTTGTGAAAAATCAGATGCATATTTTGTCTTACGTGATGGGGCCGCGGGGATCTTTTTAGCTGCAAATACTTTCCCTAAATCAAGAGAAACACGAGCGCCGTTAGTGGAAGAATTACAACGCTTTAAAGATAGGCTTCCAGAGAAGTTTATCTATTTAGCTGATGCGCCAGCACAAGATCCAGACGGTAATCCAACGGTTGTTCGTTTTAGCCGAAAAACTAAACAGCAATATGTCTCTTCAGAGAAAGATGGCAAAGCAACAGGCTGGAGCGCATTTTATGTTGATGGTAAGTGGGAAAGTAAAGAAAAATAA
- a CDS encoding DUF2498 family protein, which translates to MQDNTQLITENELLKKANDIIKKHDDYIHGMFVDTVEQHRDTLVFKGEFFLDTQGIPTTKSTAAFNMYKHLSHILSEQYRLK; encoded by the coding sequence ATGCAAGATAATACTCAACTCATAACAGAAAATGAGCTTCTAAAAAAAGCCAATGATATCATAAAGAAACATGATGATTATATTCATGGCATGTTTGTTGATACCGTAGAGCAACATCGAGATACCTTAGTATTTAAAGGTGAATTCTTTTTAGATACTCAGGGTATTCCGACAACAAAAAGTACCGCCGCATTCAATATGTATAAGCATTTATCTCATATTTTATCAGAACAATATCGACTCAAATGA
- the sohB gene encoding protease SohB has translation MEYFSLYGLFLAKVFTIVAAIIALAIFVFGVGMRRNGGQGELKITDLGENYRDRQRQMQQVKMNDAEHKAWLKAFKKQQKAKLKSEKSGAKAGQSSVKKPCLYVLDFKGSMDAREVGSLREEVSAILAVADAQDEVLLRLESPGGMVHGYGLAASQLLRFKEKNIPLTIAVDKVAASGGYMMACIASKIIAAPFAIIGSIGVVAQVPNIHRLLKKHDVDVELHTAGEYKRTLTMLGENTEQGRKKFIEDLNETHTLFKQFVHENRPSLDINAVATGEYWYGSQALEKGLIDQIGVSDDIIIEAIDTKEIVGIRYTQSKKMLDRFTGSVSESVDKLLLRWWQRGQKPFM, from the coding sequence GTGGAGTATTTTTCGTTGTACGGACTTTTTTTAGCAAAGGTTTTCACAATCGTTGCGGCTATTATTGCTCTTGCTATTTTTGTTTTTGGTGTTGGTATGCGCAGAAACGGTGGGCAAGGTGAGTTAAAAATCACGGATTTAGGGGAAAACTACCGTGATCGTCAACGCCAAATGCAACAAGTCAAAATGAATGATGCAGAGCATAAAGCTTGGTTAAAAGCATTTAAAAAACAGCAAAAAGCAAAACTAAAAAGTGAGAAATCTGGTGCAAAAGCGGGGCAAAGTAGCGTCAAAAAGCCGTGTTTATATGTATTAGACTTTAAAGGCAGTATGGATGCTCGAGAAGTTGGTTCATTAAGAGAAGAAGTGAGTGCAATACTGGCTGTGGCAGATGCGCAAGATGAAGTTTTACTTCGTTTGGAAAGCCCTGGTGGTATGGTGCATGGATATGGCCTTGCTGCATCTCAGCTATTGCGTTTTAAAGAGAAAAATATCCCGTTAACTATTGCGGTTGATAAGGTTGCGGCAAGTGGCGGTTATATGATGGCTTGTATAGCGAGTAAGATTATCGCTGCACCATTTGCAATTATTGGATCAATTGGCGTAGTAGCACAAGTTCCGAATATTCATCGTTTATTGAAGAAACATGATGTTGACGTTGAATTACATACCGCCGGTGAATATAAACGTACATTAACTATGTTAGGCGAAAATACAGAGCAGGGTCGCAAAAAGTTTATTGAGGATCTTAATGAAACTCATACTCTTTTTAAGCAATTTGTGCATGAAAATCGCCCTTCATTAGATATTAATGCGGTGGCAACAGGCGAATATTGGTATGGTAGCCAAGCGTTAGAAAAAGGGTTGATTGATCAGATTGGCGTAAGCGACGATATTATTATTGAAGCTATTGATACAAAAGAAATTGTTGGTATCCGTTATACTCAAAGTAAAAAGATGTTAGATCGTTTTACAGGCAGTGTTTCAGAGAGCGTTGATAAATTATTACTTCGCTGGTGGCAACGCGGTCAAAAACCGTTCATGTAA